Proteins encoded together in one Hevea brasiliensis isolate MT/VB/25A 57/8 chromosome 16, ASM3005281v1, whole genome shotgun sequence window:
- the LOC131174729 gene encoding valine--tRNA ligase, chloroplastic/mitochondrial 2-like yields the protein MALQVALSGPFLLSSCSAHRLNPLLFSQRRRCIPFSHWRFTRIKSRCFAVAASENGVFTSPEVAKSFDFSSEERIYNWWESQGYFKPNFERGSDPFVISMPPPNVTGSLHMGHAMFVTLEDIMVRYNRMKGRPTLWLPGTDHAGIATQLVVEKMLASEGIKRTELGREEFIKRVWEWKEKYGGTITNQIKRLGASCDWTREHFTLDEQLSRAVIEAFIRLHEKGLIYQGSYLVNWSPNLQTAVSDLEVEYSEEPGTLYYIKYRVAGGSRYS from the exons ATGGCACTTCAAGTGGCTCTCTCCGgcccttttcttctttcttcttgttctGCTCATaggctcaatcctcttctcttcTCCCAACGGCGTCGTTGCATTCCTTTCTCCCACTGGCGTTTCACTCGTATCAAATCCCGATGTTTCGCTG TTGCTGCATCAGAGAATGGTGTATTTACATCTCCAGAGGTTGCAAAGTCGTTCGATTTTTCTTCAGAGGAACGGATATACAATTG GTGGGAGTCCCAAGGGTATTTTAAGCCAAATTTTGAGCGGGGAAGTGATCCTTTTGTGATATCCATGCCACCTCCTAATGTTACTGGTTCACTGCATATGGGGCATGCCATGTTTGTAACTCTTGAG GATATCATGGTAAGATACAATCGAATGAAGGGAAGGCCAACACTGTGGCTTCCTGGGACTGACCATGCTGGTATTGCAACGCAG TTAGTTGTAGAAAAAATGCTTGCATCTGAAGGGATAAAAAGGACTGAACTGGGCAGAGAAGAGTTCATAAAACGAGTTTGGGAGTGGAAAGAGAA ATATGGTGGAACGATTACAAATCAGATTAAGAGACTTGGTGCTTCCTGTGATTGGACAAGAGAGCACTTTACCCTTGATGAGCAGCTAAGTC GAGCGGTAATTGAGGCCTTTATCAGGCTTCATGAGAAAGGTTTAATCTATCAAG GGTCTTACTTGGTTAATTGGTCCCCTAATCTGCAGACTGCAGTTTCAGACTTG GAAGTAGAATATTCTGAAGAACCCGGCACTCTATATTATATCAAGTACCGTGTAGCTGGAGGTTCAAGGTACTCATAG